Proteins encoded by one window of Arabidopsis thaliana chromosome 2, partial sequence:
- a CDS encoding proline-rich family protein (proline-rich family protein; LOCATED IN: chloroplast; BEST Arabidopsis thaliana protein match is: hydroxyproline-rich glycoprotein family protein (TAIR:AT1G04930.1); Has 812 Blast hits to 721 proteins in 178 species: Archae - 4; Bacteria - 123; Metazoa - 186; Fungi - 136; Plants - 186; Viruses - 37; Other Eukaryotes - 140 (source: NCBI BLink).): MSTPDPNPNPNPNPSVSVAVSTPIVTASESPVTQPNTVITPSSQPQPQTPASSYRAIAPLHRHHPHQNIYTNPLPIRRSNSVTNSPHQPPHPDPSSLIYPFGSSGRGFPTRPVRQNSNSVADPVGSPSPGGYTPRGPVYGYHHGQFVSNLDPMNQFMRAAHPQNQQSPQLGSGHMKGVPHFLQPRATPSPTSILDNSGHKKARSRDDALVLVRKRKVRITEGASLYSLCRSWLRNGAHEGIKPQRIDMMTCLPKPLPVDKTETSLPKDLVEEAICEEDKEDEESVKHLSESDLLKRHIDRAKKVRARLREERLKRIARYKARLALLLPPFGEQCRNE; this comes from the exons ATGTCTACTCCCGATCCCAATCccaatccaaatccaaatcctTCCGTCTCTGTAGCAGTATCGACTCCAATCGTCACCGCATCTGAATCTCCGGTGACACAACCTAACACAGTCATAACGCCGTCGTCTCAACCTCAACCTCAAACACCAGCTTCGTCGTACAGAGCCATAGCTCCgcttcatcgtcatcatcctcatcaaaATATCTACACTAACCCTTTACCGATTAGGCGTTCGAATTCCGTTACTAATTCGCCTCATCAGCCTCCTCACCCAGACCCGTCTAGTCTGATATACCCGTTTGGTTCTTCGGGTCGAGGGTTTCCGACCCGACCCGTTAGACAGAATTCCAATTCCGTCGCTGATCCAGTTGGTAGTCCTAGTCCAGGTGGGTATACTCCTCGAGGGCCAGTTTACGGATACCACCATGGCCAATTCGTGTCGAATTTGGATCCAATGAATCAGTTCATGAGAGCTGCACATCCTCAGAATCAACAATCTCCTCAACTTGGTTCCGGTCATATGAAAGGAGTTCCTCATTTTTTGCAACCTCGG GCTACTCCTTCTCCAACTTCAATTCTAGACAACAGTGGGCATAAGAAGGCCAG GAGCCGGGATGATGCTCTGGTCCTcgttagaaaaagaaag GTTAGAATAACCGAGGGAGCTTCTTTATACTCGCTGTGTCGATCTTGGTTGAGAAATGGTGCTCATGAGGGAATTAAG CCGCAGCGAATTGATATGATGACATGTTTGCCAAAGCCTTTACCTGTGGACAAGACGGAGACAAGTTTGCCAAAAGATTTAGTTGAAGAAGCAATTTgcgaagaagacaaagag GACGAGGAATCTGTGAAACATTTGTCAGAATCTGATCTTTTGAAAAGACATATAGACCGAGCTAAGAAGGTCCGCGCTCG atTGAGAGAAGAACGGTTAAAGAGAATCGCGAGGTACAAGGCAAGATTGGCTCTTCTTCTGCCACCCTTTGGAGAGCAATGCAGGAACGAGTAA
- a CDS encoding proline-rich family protein (proline-rich family protein; LOCATED IN: chloroplast; BEST Arabidopsis thaliana protein match is: hydroxyproline-rich glycoprotein family protein (TAIR:AT1G04930.1); Has 35333 Blast hits to 34131 proteins in 2444 species: Archae - 798; Bacteria - 22429; Metazoa - 974; Fungi - 991; Plants - 531; Viruses - 0; Other Eukaryotes - 9610 (source: NCBI BLink).), whose protein sequence is MSTPDPNPNPNPNPSVSVAVSTPIVTASESPVTQPNTVITPSSQPQPQTPASSYRAIAPLHRHHPHQNIYTNPLPIRRSNSVTNSPHQPPHPDPSSLIYPFGSSGRGFPTRPVRQNSNSVADPVGSPSPGGYTPRGPVYGYHHGQFVSNLDPMNQFMRAAHPQNQQSPQLGSGHMKGVPHFLQPRATPSPTSILDNSGHKKARSRDDALVLVRKRKVRITEGASLYSLCRSWLRNGAHEGIKPQRIDMMTCLPKPLPVDKTETSLPKDLVEEAICEEDKEVSCFSDFFLKW, encoded by the exons ATGTCTACTCCCGATCCCAATCccaatccaaatccaaatcctTCCGTCTCTGTAGCAGTATCGACTCCAATCGTCACCGCATCTGAATCTCCGGTGACACAACCTAACACAGTCATAACGCCGTCGTCTCAACCTCAACCTCAAACACCAGCTTCGTCGTACAGAGCCATAGCTCCgcttcatcgtcatcatcctcatcaaaATATCTACACTAACCCTTTACCGATTAGGCGTTCGAATTCCGTTACTAATTCGCCTCATCAGCCTCCTCACCCAGACCCGTCTAGTCTGATATACCCGTTTGGTTCTTCGGGTCGAGGGTTTCCGACCCGACCCGTTAGACAGAATTCCAATTCCGTCGCTGATCCAGTTGGTAGTCCTAGTCCAGGTGGGTATACTCCTCGAGGGCCAGTTTACGGATACCACCATGGCCAATTCGTGTCGAATTTGGATCCAATGAATCAGTTCATGAGAGCTGCACATCCTCAGAATCAACAATCTCCTCAACTTGGTTCCGGTCATATGAAAGGAGTTCCTCATTTTTTGCAACCTCGG GCTACTCCTTCTCCAACTTCAATTCTAGACAACAGTGGGCATAAGAAGGCCAG GAGCCGGGATGATGCTCTGGTCCTcgttagaaaaagaaag GTTAGAATAACCGAGGGAGCTTCTTTATACTCGCTGTGTCGATCTTGGTTGAGAAATGGTGCTCATGAGGGAATTAAG CCGCAGCGAATTGATATGATGACATGTTTGCCAAAGCCTTTACCTGTGGACAAGACGGAGACAAGTTTGCCAAAAGATTTAGTTGAAGAAGCAATTTgcgaagaagacaaagaggtTTCGTGTTTCTCtgatttctttctaaaatGGTAA
- a CDS encoding Protein kinase superfamily protein (Protein kinase superfamily protein; FUNCTIONS IN: protein serine/threonine kinase activity, protein kinase activity, ATP binding; INVOLVED IN: protein amino acid phosphorylation; LOCATED IN: cellular_component unknown; EXPRESSED IN: 22 plant structures; EXPRESSED DURING: 13 growth stages; CONTAINS InterPro DOMAIN/s: Protein kinase, catalytic domain (InterPro:IPR000719), Serine/threonine-protein kinase-like domain (InterPro:IPR017442), Protein kinase-like domain (InterPro:IPR011009), Serine/threonine-protein kinase, active site (InterPro:IPR008271); BEST Arabidopsis thaliana protein match is: serine/threonine protein kinase 3 (TAIR:AT5G08160.1); Has 91647 Blast hits to 90290 proteins in 2701 species: Archae - 81; Bacteria - 10784; Metazoa - 33910; Fungi - 10357; Plants - 19846; Viruses - 210; Other Eukaryotes - 16459 (source: NCBI BLink).) — protein sequence MWKFKPFAQKEPAGLEGRFLEIGNLKVQVRNVIAEGGFSSVYLAQDVNHASKQYALKHMICNDEESLELVMKEISVLKSLKGHPNVVTLYAHGILDMGRNKKEALLAMDFCGKSLVDVLENRGAGYFEEKQALTIFRDVCNAVFAMHCQSPRIAHRDLKAENLLLSSDGQWKLCDFGSVSTNHKIFERAEEMGIEEDNIRKYTTPTYRAPEMWDLFRREMISEKVDIWALGCLLFRICYFKNAFDGESKLQILNGNYRIPESPKYSVFITDLIKEMLQASPDERPDITQIWFRVNEQLPANLQKSLPDRPPEMQSTGVHDGSSKSATKPSPAPRRSPPPPPPSSGESDSGGPLGAFWATQHAKTSVVSEDNKNMPKFDEPNSNTSKSERVRVDSHQPKKPSPVRGEARGIQRNKDLETTISQKNTTPAAANNMTRVSKDDAFNSFVADFDTTKFDNGNKPGKEEALEAEIQRLKDELKQTKSEKAEITAKFEKLSAICRSQRQELQDLKQTLASKSASPSPSRDSSQNQPSPGMHSMSSTPSRDKMEGTMWELQQDRSNWSTGSSDTNSWQPFSDEAKPVMESASKGNNNTINQSVRTRSKPASAAGTQGFEPWGFETESFRAAATSAAATSASGTQRSMGSGNSTSQRYGNSKMRENQKTAQPAGWAGF from the exons ATGTGGAAGTTTAAACCTTTTGCTCAAAAAGAACCTGCGGGTCTCGAAGGTCGATTTCTCGAGATAGGAAATCTGAAAGTTCAAGTTAGAAATGTCATTGCGGAAGGAGGTTTCTCCAGTGTTTACTTAGCTCAAGATGTAAATCACGCGTCAAAGCAATATGCTTTGAAGCACATGATATGCAATGACGAGGAGTCACTTGAACTCGTAATGAAAGAGATCTCGGTTCTGAAATCCCTCAAGGGACATCCAAATGTTGTCACGCTCTACGCACATGGTATCTTGGATATGGGGAggaataaaaaagaagctcTTTTGGCTATGGATTTTTGTGGTAAATCTCTTGTGGATGTGCTTGAGAATAGAGGTGCTGGTTACTTTGAAGAGAAACAAGCTCTTACGATTTTTAGAGATGTGTGTAATGCTGTCTTTGCAATGCATTGTCAATCCCCACGCATTGCTCACAG AGACTTGAAGGCTGAGAATCTTCTATTGAGCTCAGATGGACAATGGAAATTGTGTGATTTTGGAAGCGTTTCGACAAATCACAAGATTTTTGAAAGAGCAGAAGAGATGggaattgaagaagataatattagaaaatacaCAACACCAACATATAGAGCTCCTGAG ATGTGGGATCTCTTTCGAAGGGAGATGATAAGCGAGAAGGTCGATATATGG gctCTTGGATGTCTCTTGTTTCGGATATGCTATTTCAAGAATGCATTTGATGGAGAATCAAAGCTGCAAATCTTAAACGGGAATTATCGTATTCCAGAATCGCCTAAATACAGTGTATTTATTACGGATCTCATCAAAGAAATGCTCCAAGCTTCACCCGATGAACGACCAGATATTACACAG ATTTGGTTTCGTGTCAATGAGCAGCTTCCTGCTAATTTACAGAAATCATTACCGGATCGACCACCTGAAATGCAATCTACTGGAGTCCATGATG GCTCATCAAAATCAGCAACTAAACCTTCTCCAGCACCTCGTAGAAGTCCGCCACCGCCGCCACCATCTTCTGGAGAATCAGATAGTGGAGGACCGCTCGGTGCCTTTTGGGCGACTCAGCATGCTAAAACCTCAGTTGTATcagaagataacaaaaacatgCCTAAATTTGATGAACCAAACAGTAACACATCTAAATCTGAAAGAGTTCGTGTGGATAGTCATCAACCCAAAAAACCAAGTCCTGTGAGAGGAGAGGCTCGTGGTattcaaagaaataaagatcTTGAAACTACGATTTCTCAGAAGAATACAACTCCTGCTGCAGCCAATAACATGACAAGAGTGTCCAAGGATGATGCCTTCAACTCGTTTGTTGCTGACTTTGATACCACAAAGTTCGATAATGGTAATAAACCTGGCAAAGAAGAGGCATTGGAAGCTGAGATACAGAGGTTAAAAGACGAgttgaagcaaacaaaatcAGAGAAGGCAGAAATAACTGCTAAGTTTGAAAAGCTTTCTGCTATCTGCAGATCGCAAAGGCAAGAGTTGCAGGATCTCAAACAAACACTTGCCTCTAAAAGTGCCTCACCGTCACCGAGCAGAGACTCTTCACAAAATCAACCCTCTCCAGGGATGCATTCCATGTCATCAACTCCATCG agagataagATGGAAGGAACAATGTGGGAACTTCAACAGGACAGATCTAACTGGTCAACTGGCAGCTCTGATACAAATTCATGGCAACCTTTTAGTGATGAAGCGAAACCCGTGATGGAATCTGCATCAAAGGGTAACAATAATACGATTAATCAGTCTGTGAGAACCAGAAGTAAACCAGCTTCTGCTGCAGGTACTCAAGGTTTTGAGCCATGGGGTTTCGAGACAGAATCCTTTAGAGCCGCTGCAACGTCTGCAGCTGCTACTTCTGCATCTGGAACACAAAGATCTATGGGCTCTGGAAACAGCACTTCACAGAGATATGGGAACTCAAAGATGAGAGAAAACCAGAAAACAGCTCAACCTGCTGGATGGGCCGGCTTCTAA
- a CDS encoding Protein kinase superfamily protein (Protein kinase superfamily protein; FUNCTIONS IN: protein serine/threonine kinase activity, protein kinase activity, ATP binding; INVOLVED IN: protein amino acid phosphorylation; LOCATED IN: cellular_component unknown; EXPRESSED IN: 22 plant structures; EXPRESSED DURING: 13 growth stages; CONTAINS InterPro DOMAIN/s: Protein kinase, catalytic domain (InterPro:IPR000719), Serine/threonine-protein kinase-like domain (InterPro:IPR017442), Protein kinase-like domain (InterPro:IPR011009), Serine/threonine-protein kinase, active site (InterPro:IPR008271); BEST Arabidopsis thaliana protein match is: serine/threonine protein kinase 3 (TAIR:AT5G08160.1); Has 91327 Blast hits to 90206 proteins in 2715 species: Archae - 81; Bacteria - 10948; Metazoa - 33723; Fungi - 10303; Plants - 19843; Viruses - 210; Other Eukaryotes - 16219 (source: NCBI BLink).), with protein MWKFKPFAQKEPAGLEGRFLEIGNLKVQVRNVIAEGGFSSVYLAQDVNHASKQYALKHMICNDEESLELVMKEISVLKSLKGHPNVVTLYAHGILDMGRNKKEALLAMDFCGKSLVDVLENRGAGYFEEKQALTIFRDVCNAVFAMHCQSPRIAHRDLKAENLLLSSDGQWKLCDFGSVSTNHKIFERAEEMGIEEDNIRKYTTPTYRAPEMWDLFRREMISEKVDIWALGCLLFRICYFKNAFDGESKLQILNGNYRIPESPKYSVFITDLIKEMLQASPDERPDITQIWFRVNEQLPANLQKSLPDRPPEMQSTGVHDGSSKSATKPSPAPRRSPPPPPPSSGESDSGGPLGAFWATQHAKTSVVSEDNKNMPKFDEPNSNTSKSERVRVDSHQPKKPSPVRGEARGIQRNKDLETTISQKNTTPAAANNMTRVSKDDAFNSFVADFDTTKFDNGNKPGKEEALEAEIQRLKDELKQTKSEKAEITAKFEKLSAICRSQRQELQDLKQTLASKSASPSPSRDSSQNQPSPGMHSMSSTPSRDKMEGTMWELQQDRSNWSTGSSDTNSWQPFSDEAKPVMESASKGTQGFEPWGFETESFRAAATSAAATSASGTQRSMGSGNSTSQRYGNSKMRENQKTAQPAGWAGF; from the exons ATGTGGAAGTTTAAACCTTTTGCTCAAAAAGAACCTGCGGGTCTCGAAGGTCGATTTCTCGAGATAGGAAATCTGAAAGTTCAAGTTAGAAATGTCATTGCGGAAGGAGGTTTCTCCAGTGTTTACTTAGCTCAAGATGTAAATCACGCGTCAAAGCAATATGCTTTGAAGCACATGATATGCAATGACGAGGAGTCACTTGAACTCGTAATGAAAGAGATCTCGGTTCTGAAATCCCTCAAGGGACATCCAAATGTTGTCACGCTCTACGCACATGGTATCTTGGATATGGGGAggaataaaaaagaagctcTTTTGGCTATGGATTTTTGTGGTAAATCTCTTGTGGATGTGCTTGAGAATAGAGGTGCTGGTTACTTTGAAGAGAAACAAGCTCTTACGATTTTTAGAGATGTGTGTAATGCTGTCTTTGCAATGCATTGTCAATCCCCACGCATTGCTCACAG AGACTTGAAGGCTGAGAATCTTCTATTGAGCTCAGATGGACAATGGAAATTGTGTGATTTTGGAAGCGTTTCGACAAATCACAAGATTTTTGAAAGAGCAGAAGAGATGggaattgaagaagataatattagaaaatacaCAACACCAACATATAGAGCTCCTGAG ATGTGGGATCTCTTTCGAAGGGAGATGATAAGCGAGAAGGTCGATATATGG gctCTTGGATGTCTCTTGTTTCGGATATGCTATTTCAAGAATGCATTTGATGGAGAATCAAAGCTGCAAATCTTAAACGGGAATTATCGTATTCCAGAATCGCCTAAATACAGTGTATTTATTACGGATCTCATCAAAGAAATGCTCCAAGCTTCACCCGATGAACGACCAGATATTACACAG ATTTGGTTTCGTGTCAATGAGCAGCTTCCTGCTAATTTACAGAAATCATTACCGGATCGACCACCTGAAATGCAATCTACTGGAGTCCATGATG GCTCATCAAAATCAGCAACTAAACCTTCTCCAGCACCTCGTAGAAGTCCGCCACCGCCGCCACCATCTTCTGGAGAATCAGATAGTGGAGGACCGCTCGGTGCCTTTTGGGCGACTCAGCATGCTAAAACCTCAGTTGTATcagaagataacaaaaacatgCCTAAATTTGATGAACCAAACAGTAACACATCTAAATCTGAAAGAGTTCGTGTGGATAGTCATCAACCCAAAAAACCAAGTCCTGTGAGAGGAGAGGCTCGTGGTattcaaagaaataaagatcTTGAAACTACGATTTCTCAGAAGAATACAACTCCTGCTGCAGCCAATAACATGACAAGAGTGTCCAAGGATGATGCCTTCAACTCGTTTGTTGCTGACTTTGATACCACAAAGTTCGATAATGGTAATAAACCTGGCAAAGAAGAGGCATTGGAAGCTGAGATACAGAGGTTAAAAGACGAgttgaagcaaacaaaatcAGAGAAGGCAGAAATAACTGCTAAGTTTGAAAAGCTTTCTGCTATCTGCAGATCGCAAAGGCAAGAGTTGCAGGATCTCAAACAAACACTTGCCTCTAAAAGTGCCTCACCGTCACCGAGCAGAGACTCTTCACAAAATCAACCCTCTCCAGGGATGCATTCCATGTCATCAACTCCATCG agagataagATGGAAGGAACAATGTGGGAACTTCAACAGGACAGATCTAACTGGTCAACTGGCAGCTCTGATACAAATTCATGGCAACCTTTTAGTGATGAAGCGAAACCCGTGATGGAATCTGCATCAAAGG GTACTCAAGGTTTTGAGCCATGGGGTTTCGAGACAGAATCCTTTAGAGCCGCTGCAACGTCTGCAGCTGCTACTTCTGCATCTGGAACACAAAGATCTATGGGCTCTGGAAACAGCACTTCACAGAGATATGGGAACTCAAAGATGAGAGAAAACCAGAAAACAGCTCAACCTGCTGGATGGGCCGGCTTCTAA